A stretch of Miscanthus floridulus cultivar M001 chromosome 13, ASM1932011v1, whole genome shotgun sequence DNA encodes these proteins:
- the LOC136502327 gene encoding LOW QUALITY PROTEIN: phosphoenolpyruvate carboxylase 2-like (The sequence of the model RefSeq protein was modified relative to this genomic sequence to represent the inferred CDS: deleted 2 bases in 2 codons): protein MAGKLEKMASIDAQLRMLAPAKLSEDDKLVEYDALLLDRFLDILQDLHGEDLRELVQECYEIAAEYERKHDSEKLDELGNMLTSLDPGDSIVMAKAFSHMLNLANLAEEVQIAYRRRIKLKKGDFADENSALTESDIEETFKRLVVDLKKSPAEVFDALKSQTVDLVLTAHPTQSVRRSLLQKHSRIRNCLVQLCSKDITPDDKQELDEALQREIQAAFRTDEIRRTQPTPQDEMRAGMSYFHETIWKGVPKFLRRVDTALKNIGIDERVPYNAPLIQFSSWMGGDRDGNPRVTPEVTRDVCLLARMMAANLYCSQIEDLMFELSMWRCNDELRARADELHCSSKKDAKHYIEFWKKVPLSEPYRVILGDLRDKLYNTRERAHQLLSSGYSDIPEESTVTNVEQFLEPLELCYRSLCACGDRVIADGTLLDFLRQVSTFGLCLVRLDIRQESDRHTDVLDAITTYLGIGSYREWSEERRQEWLLSELNGKRPLFGPDLPTTDEIADVLDTFRVIAELPADNFGAYIISMATAPSDVLAVELLQRECHVKTPLRVVPLFEKLADLEGAPAALARLFSVDWYRERINGKQEVMIGYSDSGKDAGRLSAAWQLYKAQEELIKVAKQFGVKLTMFHGRGGTVGRGGGPTHLAILSQPPDTIHGSLRVTVQGEVIEQSFGEEHLCFRTLQRFMAATLEHGMHPPISPKPEWRALLDEMAVVATKEYRSIVFHEPRFVEYFRLATPEMEYGRMNIGSRPSKRKPSGGIESLRAIPWIFAWTQTRFHLPVWLGFGAAFKHILEKDIRNLHMLQEMYNDWPFFRVTIDLVEMVFAKGDPGIAALYDKLLVSSELWPLGEKLRANYEETKHLLLQVAGHKDLLEGDLYLKQRLRLRDAYITTLNVCQAYTMKRILDPDYHVTLRPHLSKEIMDWNKPAAELVKLNPTSEYAPGLEDTLILTMKGIAAGMQNTG from the exons ATGGCCGGGAAGTTGGAGAAGATGGCGTCGATCGACGCGCAGCTGCGGATGCTGGCGCCGGCGAAGCTGTCA GAGGACGACAAGCTGGTGGAGTACGACGCCCTCCTCCTCGACCGCTTCCTCGACATCCTCCAGGACCTCCACGGCGAGGATCTCCGTGAGCTG GTACAAGAGTGCTATGAGATAGCTGCCGAGTATGAAAGGAAGCATGACTCAGAAAAGCTCGATGAACTTGGCAACATGTTGACCAGCTTGGATCCTGGTGATTCGATTGTAATGGCGAAAGCATTCTCACATATGCTTAATTTGGCCAACTTGGCTGAGGAAGTCCAGATTGCTTATCGGAGGAGAATCAAGCTCAAGAAGGGGGACTTTGCTGATGAAAACTCAGCACTGACTGAATCTGACATTGAGGAAACTTTTAAGCGGCTTGTAGTTGACCTTAAGAAGTCACCAGCTGAGGTTTTTGATGCTCTGAAGAGTCAGACTGTTGACCTGGTTTTGACTGCACATCCAACCCAGTCAGTGAGGAGATCACTGCTACAGAAGCATTCACG GATAAGGAATTGTTTGGTTCAACTGTGCTCTAAGGACATCACACCAGATGACAAACAGGAGCTTGATGAGGCTCTCCAGAGGGAG ATCCAGGCAGCCTTCAGAACTGATGAGATCAGAAGAACCCAGCCTACTCCACAAGATGAAATGCGGGCTGGTATGAGTTACTTCCATGAAACAATATGGAAAGGTGTTCCAAAGTTTTTACGCCGTGTGGATACTGCCTTGAAGAACATTGGAATTGATGAGCGTGTGCCCTATAATGCCCCTCTCATTCAGTTCTCTTCTTGGATGGGAGGAGATCGTGATG GAAATCCAAGAGTGACACCAGAGGTTACAAGGGATGTCTGTTTGCTTGCCAGAATGATGGCTGCAAATTTGTATTGCTCACAGATTGAGGATCTCATGTTCGAG TTGTCAATGTGGCGGTGCAATGATGAGCTTCGGGCACGAGCAGATGAGTTACATTGCTCGTCAAAGAAAGATGCAAAGCACTATATAG AGTTCTGGAAAAAGGTTCCTCTGAGTGAACCATATCGGGTTATACTCGGTGATTTGAGAGACAAGCTTTACAATACACGTGAG AGGGCACACCAGTTGTTATCCAGTGGATATTCTGACATTCCTGAAGAATCTACTGTCACAAACGTTGAGCA GTTCTTAGAGCCTTTGGAGCTATGCTACAGGTCTCTCTGTGCTTGTGGTGACCGTGTAATTGCTGATGGAACCCTTCTTGATTTCTTGCGCCAAGTTTCTACCTTTGGACTGTGCCTTGTGAGGCTTGACATAAGGCAGGAATCTGATAGGCACACTGATGTCCTTGATGCTATTACCACCTACTTAGGAATAGGGTCATACCGTGAGTGGTCTGAGGAACGCCGTCAGGAGTGGCTTTTGTCTGAACTCAATGGGAAGCGTCCATTGTTTGGTCCAGACCTTCCCACCACCGATGAGATTGCTGATGTCCTAGACACATTCCGTGTGATAGCTGAACTTCCTGCGGACAACTTTGGAGCATACATTATTTCTATGGCAACAGCTCCATCTGATGTTCTTGCTGTTGAGCTTCTCCAGCGTGAATGTCATGTGAAGACACCACTTAGAGTTGTCCCACTGTTTGAGAAGTTGGCTGATCTTGAAGGTGCCCCAGCTGCATTGGCCAGACTGTTCTCAGTGGATTGGTATAGAGAAAGGATTAATGGCAAACAGGAGGTCATGATTGGCTACTCAGACTCAGGTAAGGATGCTGGTCGTCTCTCAGCAGCTTGGCAGCTGTACAAGGCTCAGGAGGAGCTTATCAAAGTAGCTAAGCAATTTGGGGTGAAGTTGACCATGTTCCATGGGCGAGGTGGTACTGTTGGAAGAGGTGGAGGCCCCACTCATCTTGCCATTTTATCTCAGCCACCGGACACAATCCATGGATCCCTCAGGGTCACTGTTCAGGGGGAAGTCATTGAACAGTCCTTTGGTGAGGAGCACCTGTGTTTCAGGACACTGCAGCGTTTCATGGCTGCTACTCTTGAGCATGGCATGCATCCACCAATTTCCCCAAAACCTGAATGGCGTGCTCTGCTTGATGAGATGGCTGTTGTGGCAACAAAGGAATATCGGTCCATTGTCTTCCACGAACCACGCTTTGTCGAGTATTTCCGCCTT GCAACACCTGAAATGGAGTATGGAAGGATGAACATAGGGAGCAGACCATCCAAGAGAAAACCAAGTGGTGGGATTGAGTCTCTACGTGCCATTCCATGGATCTTTGCATGGACACAGACACGCTTCCACCTCCCTGTCTGGCTGGGTTTTGGGGCTGCCTTCAAGCACATCCTGGAAAAGGACATTAGGAACCTCCACATGCTTCAGGAGATGTACAATGACTGGCCATTCTTCAGGGTGACAATTGATCTAGTTGAGATGGTGTTCGCCAAGGGTGACCCAGGCATCGCTGCCTTGTACGATAAACTCCTTGTTTCTTCAGAGCTCTGGCCTCTTGGGGAGAAGCTGAGGGCAAATTATGAAGAGACCAAACATCTTCTCCTTCAG GTTGCTGGACACAAGGATCTTCTTGAAGGGGATTTATACCTGAAGCAGCGTCTCCGCCTCCGTGATGCGTACATCACCACACTGAATGTCTGCCAAGCCTACACGATGAAGCGCATCCTTGACCCAGATTACCATGTCACACTGCGGCCCCACCTGTCCAAGGAAATCATGGACTGGAACAAGCCTGCTGCAGAGCTCGTGAAGCTGAACCCGACCAGCGAGTATGCGCCGGGGCTGGAGGACACCCTCATCCTGACCATGAAGGGCATTGCTGCTGGGATGCAGAACACTGGTTAA